CGTCAAGCTAAACAATGGTGCGGTGAAGGGACTCAACCAACCGTTGCCTGATTCCTTGGAGGGTTATGTCAAGAACCTTGACCCAAGTGCCCAGTATTCCTACAATCCAGCCAAAGCGAAACAGTTGCTTTCCCAAGCCGGATACGCCAATGGCTTCACGATTGATGTTTGGAACGAGAATACGGACGGCGCCAAGAAAGAGGACCAGGCATTCCAAGCAATGCTCAAGCAAATCGGCATTACTGTGAACTTGCATGAAGTGGCTTGGAAGGACTTCTTGACAAAATCCATGTCAGGCACAGCACAAGCATTTGGCAGTGGCTGGAACCAAGACTTTCCAGACGCGTCCGACTTCTTGAACACGTTGTTCAGTTCGGCGCAAATTCCGCAGAACAACATGACCAACTATTCCAATCCACAAGTGGATCAGTGGTTGAATCAGGCCCAGTATTCCACTGACGTACAACAACGGGACCAATTGTACGGTAAGGTCGTTAACAAGGTGATGTCCGATGCCGTGATCGTACCGTTGTACCAAAATGTTGGGTACTACTGCGTGCAGCCTTGGGTTCATGATTTCTACACGAGCCCGGTGATGTACGATCCGTTTGCGTACATCTGGATCGATCCAGGTCATTAAACTCACAGCGTCTAGGGGTGATCCGGCTGTATGTGCCGGATCGCCTTTTTCAGTTGTATCAAGGGTACACACTCGGGTAACCTAAGCCGAGGTGATAATCGATGAAACAGGTTGGTCATCCGTTATTGTGGTGTCTCATTCCAATTGGTATATTTTCATCATTTTTCGGAATGATCGCCGGTGCTCGTGCAATTGAACAGTCGACGGACTACTCCGCAAACAAATTTGGGCGTCGGCAATCCCGCAATGGTTCCCGCTAAAGGCCAAGTGGGCACGTCAGCGTAATATCCAACAAAGATGAAGCCGCCTTTACTGTCAAGGCGGCATTTTGCTGTTTTGCCTTGGATGATCTTGTTCGCTAAATAGAGTAGAGTGAAAAAGAATGGTCGCCTATAAGGCGACCACAAAGTAGAAATGTAGGGAAAGTAAAGTCTGCTTGTATTATAACATTATTTTAAATTAATGCACTAATGCGTTATTTTGGTAAAGCGCAGAGTGAACGAAAGAAGTGATCCGTTGTGATACTGTGGCTCAATAGAGCGTGTGTACTTCGCTGTTTGGATGAGCACGAACTGATGCTGTCCGTGAAGGCAGCGTTTCAAACGCTCCGCGCGACGATTCAGCCGCCTATGCGTGTTAAAGTTAGTGTACGTGACACCAGCCTAGCTCCGGGAGATGCTGAAGCTATGGTTCTTCTTCCGGGTTTCGTCTCCGACATACCTGCCTACACGGTAAAAGTTCATTCCAAATACCCGCAGAACACAAAGAGGGGTGAGCCTGCGATTCAAGGGGTGATTCAACTGTTTGACTCCGCGGAAGGCCGCCTGCAAGCGATCATTGACTCACCACTCATCACCGCACACCGTACAGCTGCTGCTTCCGCTGTCGCGACCGACATCTTGGCTAAGCCTGCTTCGAAGCGACTCGCCGTAATTGGAGCGGGTGTCCAAGGAGATATGCACTACGAGTATGTAAAACGAATTCGGCCAATCGAGGACGTGGTGGTATTTGACGTGAGACCGGAGGCAGCACGGGACTTTTGTAATAGACACGCTCAAGACCCAGTCCGTTGGTCCCCGGCCACGAACGTCGCAGATGCCGTTCGGGCAGCCGATATCATCGTCACCGCTACATGGTCGACAGAGCCCTTCTTGTACCCGGACATGGTTACACCCGGTGTTCACATCATAACGTTGGGACCGGATGAAAAGGGAAAAGTTGAGGTGTCACAGGAACTGATTGAAACGAGCTTACTTGTTTGTGACGACGAGCAACTGTGTAGGGACATGGGGGCTCTAAACACGTTTACGTCAGGTTCGCTCACGCCAGTCACCCTAACCTCGTTATTAAATGGAGATGAGGTCGGGCGCAAGTCTAACGATGATATCACGATCTTTGGGTCTGTCGGTCTGCCGTTTCAAGATCTCGTTGCCGCTTGGCATGTATATCAACGGGCCCTGGACACGGGATTGGGGCAACGTTTATTCTAGTACATGCACTCCAAAGCATTCGGTCCGACGCAGAAGTGACCATTGTATGAGTGCTGACTTTTCGCATGGCGACGGGAGTTCAGAGGATTGTGTCGGTCAAAGCGCGAATAGGATATGGAAAACCGTACTGGAGATGACGTTATGGCGATTTTGGACACGATAGTGACCGTCACACCTTACTTTCAGCGACTTGTACCATATACGCATCTGGTCGTGACGGATAGGGAAGGGTACATATTTTCGATTCCTGGAGAGGACTTCTTTTTAGAGGTATTTGATGCCGGAAAAAAGTTCATGGAAGGTAGCATAGGGAAAG
This is a stretch of genomic DNA from Alicyclobacillus dauci. It encodes these proteins:
- a CDS encoding ornithine cyclodeaminase family protein; this encodes MDEHELMLSVKAAFQTLRATIQPPMRVKVSVRDTSLAPGDAEAMVLLPGFVSDIPAYTVKVHSKYPQNTKRGEPAIQGVIQLFDSAEGRLQAIIDSPLITAHRTAAASAVATDILAKPASKRLAVIGAGVQGDMHYEYVKRIRPIEDVVVFDVRPEAARDFCNRHAQDPVRWSPATNVADAVRAADIIVTATWSTEPFLYPDMVTPGVHIITLGPDEKGKVEVSQELIETSLLVCDDEQLCRDMGALNTFTSGSLTPVTLTSLLNGDEVGRKSNDDITIFGSVGLPFQDLVAAWHVYQRALDTGLGQRLF